A single region of the Pan troglodytes isolate AG18354 chromosome 18, NHGRI_mPanTro3-v2.0_pri, whole genome shotgun sequence genome encodes:
- the LOC129137308 gene encoding LOW QUALITY PROTEIN: high mobility group protein B3-like (The sequence of the model RefSeq protein was modified relative to this genomic sequence to represent the inferred CDS: inserted 1 base in 1 codon; substituted 1 base at 1 genomic stop codon), protein MTPKKPKGEMSAYAFFMQTCREECKKKNPEVLVNFTEISKKCSERWKTMCGKEKSKPDEMTKVDEVLYDWEIKNYGPAKGGKKKDPKAPKRLPPGFFLFCSEFCPKDKSTNPGISIGDVAKRLSEIWNNLSDSAXLPXHHYGSKLKKCEKGVADSKSKGKFDGAKVKVAWKKVDEEEEEEEFKNLCIHLLVNILEQRSVIIQGSPTPGPWTSTCLWSVRSQASQEEVSGRRASITT, encoded by the exons ATGACCCCCAAGAAACCAAAAGGTGAGATGTCTGCTTATGCCTTCTTTATGCAGACATGCAGAGAAGAATGCAAGAAGAAAAACCCAGAGGTGCTTGTCAATTTCACAGAAATTTCCAAGAAGTGCTCTGAGAGGTGGAAGACAATGTGTGGAAAAGAGAAGTCTAAGCCTGACGAAATGACCAAGGTGGATGAAGTACTCTATGATTGGGAAATAAAGAATTACGGACCAGCTAAGGGAGGCAAGAAGAAGGACCCTAAAGCCCCCAAAAGGCTACCACCTGGATTCTTCCTGTTCTGTTCAGAATTCTGCCCCAAGGACAAATCCACAAACCCTGGCATCTCTATTGGAGATGTGGCAAAAAGGCTGAGTGAGATATGGAATAACTTGAGTGACAGTGCATAGCTGC GACATCACTACGGCAGCAAGCTGAAGAAGTGTGAGAAGGGTGTTGCTGACTCTAAGTCTAAAGGAAAGTTCGATGGTGCAAAAGTTAAAGTTGCCTGGAAAAAGGTAgacgaggaagaggaggaggaggaatttaAAAACCTGTGTATCCATCTCCTTGTCAATATCTTAGAGCAGAGGAGTGTCATAattcaggggtccccaacccccggtCCATGGACCAGTACTTGTCTGTGGTCCGTTAGGAGCCAGGCGTCACAggaggaggtgagcggcaggcgAGCAAGTATTACCACCTGA